The sequence ATGCAAAAATAAGGGAACTATCAAGAACATCCCGAATAAAAAAAGACACAAAATTATTTTGTCAATGTGATAGAAATTTAGAGAAGTAATTTCATTCAGCAGGAGATACTCACTATCAATTCCATAAACATTGCGCCAGAAGTCAATGCTATCACTGTATCTGTCAGCATGTGTGATTGGTGCCATGTATAACTGCAAAATTTGAAAATTCGAAGCAAGCACTGCATTAATATAAGCCTTATTAAAATTACAAGTCTAGCTAAACAATACTTCAACAAAATCAAAACAGATCACCCAGGGAATATAATTCATTTAAGGTATTACCATACATAAAtgataaaacatataaatatagttTGCCTAGAAGCTGGCAGTACGGTTCTGATCAGCGCTTTGAAAATGAACAACAGTTATGAGTAGAAATATGTACCACTGCATGTGAAGGAAGGATAAGGCCTCCTTTTTTTAACCAGCGATCTCTGGCATTAATCACACTCCCCAGCATGCTCTGAGAAAAAAGAATATGATGAAGGCAGAACTTAGATGAAAGGGCATGGTACAAACTCAAGAAAGCCACTATCTATTCAACCATGAGATATGTAGATGAACACTGTACCAACATAAATTACAATAATCACCTCATACAAAAGCATGTATCCCATCCACTCAGAAATGATGACATCAACTTCCTCATCTATTTCAACATCCTGCAGAAATGACAATTACAATAGAGTAGCACTACGGCGATCAATTTCGTTTTTTTGATATTCAATAACCAACAGCCGAAAGGGAAAATCAGCTTCAACATATTTGTGAGTGCCACGTTTTAACACTGTCCAAGAAAAAAATGGAAGAGGATTCTTTGAATTTTTAATTCAAACATACTACAGCAAGTTTAAAGAACCTTACTTCAACTCGTCCATGCAATACTATGACCTTGTTTGCTAAATTGTTTGCCTTTACAACTTCACTTGCCTGGATAAACATAATAGAGAATCAGTCATCGTTTCTTTAGTTGCAAAAGAGTATAAATAAATTCTTATGTGTTTGTTCTAAATTTTTCACATGCAATGATATGATATCATGCATCGTAGATACAAAAGGAAGCAGATAACATTGTCTTTATCTACACTCTCCGCTCAACCCTTTACCTCTTTCACAACTCAATAAGGAAACATTTCAACCATTATTCTAGACTCACCAAATATAACTGCTGACAAAAAAAGATGCAACTCATCAAGTATAGCAGACAGAACAGTATTTCCAGAGCCAATTTTTAATCCTGACGCTATGCCATGATATGATAGATGGAACTTTGACCGATTAAGATGTATAACAAGGCAAAGTGATAGAAACTTTTAATCTACCAAATAAAATAGTTTCACAGAAAAATGTGAGGGAAGGCATTAATTTACCTGGAGAGCAATATCACTTGCATCAATTGCATAAACCTAGTAACATAACAAGAAGTTAATAAATCTATATTACTTCGATGAAACTTTAAGATAAATTTTGTACATAATATACACTCTGACAAATATCAAGTCCATCGAATCTTGCCTTTTTAGCACCGGCCTGAGCACAAAATATAGAAAGAATCCCTGTGCCACAGCCAACATCCACCACAACCTGCAAGCATTATCATCTTCGAGAGGTCAACTATAAATCTGTAGCATGGCTGTCTAGTAAACATATAAGGCAAAACCATGCCCAGGGATGTCGTATACAGCCCTTAATATGCGTCGAAAGCCACTGTAAGATAATCCAAACAATTTGATTGTCTTACGCTACtataatgataaataaataaatagaactaACAGTATTCACGAGTTCTCTGCAGAACAGTGAAAAATAAACAGAAATATAGAATCGAAATTTCTGCCTGGAATTAAAATAAACATGGAAAAAGTTTATTAACATTGGTTGTGTTCTAATATTAAAATTCAGCACAAGGAAAAAAAGGGCCCTAAAATAAGATCACGAGATATTACTTTTCCTTCAATATAACTCTGATGCTGCAAAATCGCTGCCCTGTATGTCTCTGTTCGAATTCGATCCTGCACAATTGAAAGAGAATGTTGCCAAGGACCAACAGAAACCAAATAAGCCATCCAGCTGACAGCTCCGTATAATTACATAATCACAACTGAACTCCACCAAACAAAGCACAGGAATTGCATTCGGAATGTATATCAAGATACACATCAAACTACATTCCTATTGATAAGACCCTAATTCTTGATAGAAACATAATTTCATTTAAACAGAGCATAAAATACTTTTTTCAAGATTACAAACCAACCTTGATCATCTCTTCGTGGATACCGACGTGGGCGTAAGAATGGAAATAGGCCTTGTCGAAATCCGTACAAGGTGGTGCCTCATGCGTATCACGTGACCTGCTTCGACCTCCTCCCACACGAAATCGTTCTCTCCGAGTGTGACTCGTTCCGGCCGACGAGTGGTGGTGGTGGCCGTTAGCATCGCCGGACTGCATTTTCTGGATTCTTGGTTTTCAGTTCCGGGGGAACTTATTAGGGTTTCAAAAGCAATAGCAGCTCACTCTACTGTCTGTAGCTGAATGGTGTGCCTCCCCTCAGTTGTAAGTTTCAAAAAATATGGTCAAAATTTCAATACTTTGTCAGAATTAAAATATACTCCCTCCCTGTCCTGATATTTTACGATTTTGTATTCGTTTATATCGATATGTATTTAGTCAATAATCAAACGACACGTGTCGATGAATTTAGACGCATAAAACAGGATTTTCTGTACAAATAGAGGGATCAGGTCAGGGTCTTTTTTTGTCCCAAAGTTTTATGCTTTTACCGGATATAGTCCTGACATTTTCTTTTACCATAATTTAGCCCCAATATTATTAAAACGTGAGTAGTTTGGATTATATTTTTTATAGTGGGTCATCAAATTTAGATCCAAACCCAATCATAATGGACTAACGAGTCAAGACGATTAGTTCAAGCGAGTGGCAAATTGAATTGTGAAAGTGAAGACAACCATAAGAAATGGAAGACAAGTTAATTTCAACAAGAGCCAAAAATTACAAGTCGAATTAGTCGATGTAATTTCTGTGTGTATTATTTGATGCAACATTGCAGGCTGCCTTGAATAAATAGAGCAACCGTGAGTGGTATCTATCTAACACGAGTCTATAGCTCAAACACGCTCCGTTTCACACTTCTTCAACCTGAGGGAGGTTCATCAATTCAAAAACAGCTTTCTTTGGTGTCAATTCATTGTCTATGATTCGAGCGACTGCCGTTAAAACTGGCATCTGAACTTTATATTTCTGGGCAAGTGCAACCACAGCACCGGCCGTCGATACACCTTCTGCCACCTGTAACGAAAACAACCAATCAATCATTTTGTTGTTATGgcaaatattattaatgatatctaCTGCTGGTACATCGAGAATTTAATTATAAACCTGATTCATGGAACTTAGAATATCATCAAGCTTCTCGCCTGATCCAAGACGAACTCCCACGGTTCTATTTCTCGAAAGATTCACAAAACACGTAAGCATTATGTCTCCAGTTCCCGACAAACCAGTAATTGTCGTTGGTTTGGCACCCATCTTCATGGAAACATATAGATGAAAACACCATAAGATAACAGTAAATTATGCAACCGACATCTGTTTCGAAATACTGCGTAAATAATACTTCATCCCAAAATACATGTCAATTGTCACAAGCAATTGAAATGCCATTGAACTTATATGCAGCTATAGTAGAATTTGTCAGAGCTGTTGTTCTCTCATGAATACATAATGGGAATAAACTAATTTAAGACTTAATAGTACCAAATTCAATATTACCTTTGTCGCTAGCCATCTTATCTCAGAGCAACCTTGTGCAACTAGAGCTGCCATAGAATTATTGCCAAGATCCATCCCTTCGACGATTCCAGCTGCTATCGCAAGAACGTTTTTAAGTGCACCAGCGATCTCCACGCCTGTAACATCACTGAGATCATCAGAGGTTATGAGCTGTGATAATGGAAGTTGATCTTGAATAGTGTCGGTTCAAAAATATTTTACGATAGAAGCTGACTTCAGAGTTTTTCCATCTTTCGTTTTAGTCCCAGCTACCTTGAAGTACTGATTCTTAAGTGGCTAGAGCCTAGTAGTTGTTGAACAGTGTTGGCCAATTTCTTGTCTTTCGATGCGACCACCATCGCTGCAAGGCAAAAGCCAAACGTAAGACGAAACCAAAACTTTCGATAATTGACAAGCTTGAGGAGGCAAGACTTATCTACCTGTTGGCAACTTATTCATGAGTTCCAAAGCAAATGAAGGCCCTGATAAGGCAAGAAAAGGTTGGCGAGGATTCTTTAATGCTTGTGGAATAATCTGAGACATCATCCTCAACGTATTAAGCTCTAACCCTTTGCTGAGAGATATAAATGGCAAGCGTGGATCAACATACTCTGCAATACCCTCAAGGAAAGTAGAACTAAACTGCATTAAAAGTAAAAGCAAATTAAATGTTACAACATTTAAGTAAAAGGAAAACAGGTTGAGGACAGACTCAAAGTTACAACTACAACCAGTAAAAGAGCCAAAAATATGCATTAATAATGCCAAATTTGGGAATTCCAAACTTAGAAATGGATTGTTCACGCGCAGACACGTTGCATGAATTGGTCCATTTCCCATTTGGGACGTATGACAAGACTTGAATAAAATATCCATAGCAATGTGTGAGCAGAAAGAAAGGGCATAGGAATGACCTGAACAGGCACAGCATGAAGACAGTAATCAGCACCGAGCAGAGCAGCCTTAGCGTCTGTCGTCGCAAGAACATTTTCAGGGAGTTTGTGTTGAGGAAAGTACTTGCTGAAAAAACGAGCGACAATTTCAACAAATGTGAGAATGCAGATCCATGGTAATCAACTTTATTCAAGTAGACAGGACAATGGAACAGGGAGTTTAACAAACTGACCAATTACAGTGGTTGTCATTTATAGATTGACAAACAAGGGGATCTCTAATCAGCATGTGAACTTGTAATTCGGGCTTTCTGTTTGCAACATGAGCAGCCATTGCTGTACCAAAAGAACCTCCACCAAGAACCACCACCTAGTTCATAAGAGAATCTCATATATGATATCTAGCAGATCAAGTATCATCGCAATAGAGCATAATCTATCTATCTGGCCCAAATATATTACGATTGGAAACGAACGAGTCTTACAGATAATGAAGAAGAGAGAAATGAACCTTGCTAGTGCGTTCAAGGACGTCGGTGTTGGACCTAGAACGCCAGGAACGAGACCAACGGACGAGCTTCTCCCACGCAATCCGGACAATTCTCCGACTATCACGGCTGGTCTTTTCGTCGGACGGCGGAGGTTGACGGGTGTCGTTTGCGGCGGCATAACAAGAAGTGATTGTGGAGGCGGCAGTGTCGCATGTGATTCTGGGCAATGAAAGAATTGGGTTTCTGAAAGAGATATTAGTAGCAGTGGTTGTGAATGGGTCGTAGTTTTTGGAAGCTAAAAATGGTTTGTTCAATATGAGCGAAGGCTCCAACACTGCCGccattttttttgttttctgttctAATCTATCCGTTTCCTTTTGCAGActctggatgatgatgatgatgtcttcGAGCTGGCCTCGGCTTCCTTTCGGGCGGTCCAATTAAAATCGAAAATCCGATTACATTGAGTTCTTTTGGTCGAATTGATTAGTTTAAAAAATCGATCAAAATTATATCAAACCGATCAATTTACAAACTTTAGCTCTTTGTGATGAAATGGAAGAATAATGCAATATGATCTATGATTGCCATATTAGAACTTTATATATACTCAAAACCTAGTACATGATTTTATGGATAAATTCGTCCTATATATTTCAAAATTATTTTGAAACATCAAAGTGCCAAAACATCCGATACAAGTCGAGTTGAGCGAGTCGTGAGAAGCTTATTATTATTAGGGCAAAAAATGTAAATCTTAATTTTTTATTTCAAATGAGAATTGTACGATATTTTCTCCACTATGTATGAATATTAGATAACTTTAAATACACGTCTGAGTCATGAGAAGGCTATTAGGGCAAAATTGTAGATCTCAATGTCTTATTTTAAATGGAGGGTCCTATGGTATTCTTCCGATTACACATAGAAAAATGGCAGTTTTTAAGTTAAAAGTCACATTTATCCATATATTGTATGTTATATTACTTACTGGTGCTTGTATTTGTTTTTAGATTCGTAGTTCCGAAATCGACTATAGCATTTCTCCCTCTCCCTTAACGGTTTCCGCCAATATTATTTTTAAACTTCAGGGCTGACGGCCCCATAACTTTCATTGCAAGCCGAGTTGTGAAAAGGCTATTGAGGGCAAATATTATAGATTCAATTTTTTGTTTCAAATGAGAGTCATGCGGTATTTTTTTCGATTACATATGAAACTACAAGTTGAATCGTGAGAAATCTATTAAAGGGAAAAATATGTATCTCGATTTTTTCTTTCGAATGAAGGTCATTCGATATTTTACCGATCATGTGTTAAAAAACAGAGcaacttttaagtcaaagttaAATTTTGATCCATACATTTTATGATATATAATAAATACATCAAAATGGTGCTCTATAAAAAACGCAATAGTAATCAACATCCATCAATGGAGACGTTAAATGTTAACATCTGTTTATAAACTAAACTAGGGTACTAAAACGGCtagaattattttattattaatgaaaactgCTACAATACGGattagaaaaaaaattgatataagaGTTGTTCCAATTGCAGATTTAATAGACTCACCGAGCGAAATAATGAAATCAGCAATACAGATCCCGCAACGCACTTATGTACTCTGCAACGTAGTTATGAACGCGAAACAACAACCAAGTTTGACTTGCTTGAGTTGTCTAAGGACTCTAACCTCCTTCATCTTATAAAGGATATTCTCCAAGGAAAACAATCTGGTCTTTGTTCTTGACGGAATGGTTCCTCCTCTACGATATACCCATCCATCAAATTCTGTTATTGATATAACAAATCCTGATATCAATAACTAGCGAGTTTCTTATGATTTAACAAAAATCGATCCACATTTTCCCTTTTTGCATTGAAATTCATCGATTAGGGACCGAATCTTGTAAGAAATAAAATGTATAATTACTGGAAATCGAAGCTAGGAAATCTCTCATTCATTAATTAAACATTCTACATTTCGGATTCAAGACACATAAAAGCTGTCAAACTCTTGGAACATTCAGAAGAGATGTTACAATTTGTTGGTTTCATTTGATGGTTCCCTTGGTGATTGATGACGTACAAGGTCCACCAGACGTCATAAATGGAATTCCCTTATACGTGGCCACACCTTTGTCATCAGTGAAGAGGTGCTGCATCGCAAACAATTATAAATTTCAATTATCATTCACAAAGTTTAAATGTTATGTGGTCATCTTGATAATCCAGTCCCCACTGGCAAGCTTGTTTTCAGAAGGTTCGTGTATTATGTATATCATCAAGCCACTTTTACGAAAACATCCTCACAGACCAAGGAGAAGAAAGAAGAACACATACCGGGGTAATCTTGTCCAATTGCTTCTTCTTCGGGTTCAGCACATCTTCTGGTTTTCCATCAAACCTATGTCAAGCAAAGGAAAGGAAATTCTCATAATTAGATTTCCAACATCTAATATCTTCCATCATTTAGATTTCCAACATTTTATATATTGTAAAAGGACTACGGAAGAAAGTAATTTTGTGAAATAGTATGCTTAAGCGAAACTTAAGACTCACCCTGAAAATAAAATCCGCTCTCCAATTTCAGCTCCTTGTGGTGGAAGCAAAGGTTCTACGATGGTGTGATCCTCACTTGAAGCACATAGTACCTGATTGAAATTGAATAAGGGTACATAAGACATAAATTGTGAATTAAGCATTTACATAAATTGACCATGGATTTTATGTTCCACTTGCATAAACAAAAGGTCTTAGTTCTTATGAAATCAAAGGAGCACAAAGAAAATATTTACCAGTCCTTCAGACATCACATCACGTAGCTTTCCTGGTTTCACATTTGTAATTAGTGCAACACAACGGTCCTGAATTGTACATTCAAATATTAGACTTCGAAGAGTAAGCTTCAATCAACCAGGGGAAAAACTAAG comes from Rutidosis leptorrhynchoides isolate AG116_Rl617_1_P2 unplaced genomic scaffold, CSIRO_AGI_Rlap_v1 contig323, whole genome shotgun sequence and encodes:
- the LOC139882892 gene encoding probable protein arginine N-methyltransferase 6 — translated: MQSGDANGHHHHSSAGTSHTRRERFRVGGGRSRSRDTHEAPPCTDFDKAYFHSYAHVGIHEEMIKDRIRTETYRAAILQHQSYIEGKVVVDVGCGTGILSIFCAQAGAKKVYAIDASDIALQASEVVKANNLANKVIVLHGRVEDVEIDEEVDVIISEWMGYMLLYESMLGSVINARDRWLKKGGLILPSHAVLYMAPITHADRYSDSIDFWRNVYGIDMSAMMPLAKQCAFEEPLVETITGENVLTWPHVVKHVDCYTVQIHELQSITSRYMFKPMMRAPLHGFSFWFDVEFTGSASSSSNSPSPSPSGSLNDDVVEVTQRKKRPNPSDGLVLSTAPEDPPTHWQQTVVYFYEPIEVEQDQVIEGNVTLTQSKENQRFMNIHLEYKTGGRFFVKESVMR
- the LOC139882900 gene encoding glycerol-3-phosphate dehydrogenase [NAD(+)] 2, chloroplastic-like, which codes for MAAVLEPSLILNKPFLASKNYDPFTTTATNISFRNPILSLPRITCDTAASTITSCYAAANDTRQPPPSDEKTSRDSRRIVRIAWEKLVRWSRSWRSRSNTDVLERTSKVVVLGGGSFGTAMAAHVANRKPELQVHMLIRDPLVCQSINDNHCNCKYFPQHKLPENVLATTDAKAALLGADYCLHAVPVQFSSTFLEGIAEYVDPRLPFISLSKGLELNTLRMMSQIIPQALKNPRQPFLALSGPSFALELMNKLPTAMVVASKDKKLANTVQQLLGSSHLRISTSSDVTGVEIAGALKNVLAIAAGIVEGMDLGNNSMAALVAQGCSEIRWLATKMGAKPTTITGLSGTGDIMLTCFVNLSRNRTVGVRLGSGEKLDDILSSMNQVAEGVSTAGAVVALAQKYKVQMPVLTAVARIIDNELTPKKAVFELMNLPQVEEV